A genomic region of Enterobacter hormaechei ATCC 49162 contains the following coding sequences:
- the yhdP gene encoding AsmA2 domain-containing protein YhdP codes for MRRLPGILLLTGATLVVIVALLVSGLRLVLPHLDSWRPQILAKIESATGLPVDVSHIEASWQNFGPTLDARDISASLKDGGHLKIKRVTLALDVWQSLLHLRWQFRDLTFWQLQLMTNTPLRSGDSDRGLETNRISDLFLRQFDHFDLRDSEVSFITLSGQRAELAIPQLTWLNGKERHRAEGQVNLSSLNGQHGVMQVRMDLRDDNGLLNNGRVWLQADDVDVKPWLGEWLQQNMQLETARFSLEGWMTLTNGAFASGDIWLKQGGASWKGERRQHQLSVDNLTAHVTQEKGGWQFAIPDTRISMDNKPWPRGALTLAWMPEQDVGGVNGKRSDELRIRASNLDLTAIEGLRSMAAKLSPDLGEIWLATQPSGQINRLALDIPLQATEKTRFQAAWKNLAWKQWKLLPGAEHFSGKLEGSVENGRLTAEMQDAKMPYETVFRAPLEIEKGNATLNWLKNDKGFQLDGRDIDVKAKAVHARGNFRYLQPEGDEPWLGILAGISTDDGSQAWRYFPENLMGKALVDYLSGAIQGGQADNATLVYGGNPHLFPYKHNEGQFQVLVPLRNATYAFQPDWPALKNLDIELNFLNDGLWMKTDSVALGGVTASNLTANIPDYSKEKLLIDADIKGPGKAVGPYFEDTPLNDSLAATLQQLQLDGDVNARLHLDIPLDGEMTTAKGDVRLNNNSLYIKPLDSTLKNLSGQFSFVNGTLKSEPLKATWFNQPVNIDFSTTEGDKAYQVAVNMDANWQPSRMDVLPKPIENAVDGAVSWNGKVAIDLPYHAGARYNVDITGDLKNLSSQLPAPLNKKNGEALPVNVKVAGNLNSFELTGNAGGTNHFNSRWLLNRKLTLDRAIWTTDSRTTPPLPEQAGVELNLPPMDGAEWLALFQKGVGQNVDQTAQFPQSITLRTPALTLGGQQWNNLSIVSSPTVNGSKVEAQGREINGSLTMRDNAPWQAAIRYLYYNPTFAASHAQSTSASPLSEATRVDFSGWPDLQLRCAECWLWGQKYGRIDGDFAIQGNTLSLSGGLVDTGFGRLTAKGEWVNKPGEQRTSLKGDIKGNKLDAAANFFGISTPLRGSSFDVNYDLHWRAAPWTPDEASLNGILKTNFGKGEVADVSTGRAGQILRLLSFDALLRKLRFDFSDTFSEGFYYDSIRSTAWIKDGVLHTDDTLVDGLEADIAMKGSVDLVRRELDMEAVVAPEISASVGVAAAFVVNPIVGAAVFAASKVLGPLWSKVSILRYRITGPVDKPQINEVLRQPRKEAQQ; via the coding sequence GTGAGGCGATTGCCGGGGATTTTACTGCTTACTGGGGCAACGCTGGTCGTGATTGTCGCGCTGCTCGTGAGCGGGCTGCGTCTCGTCTTACCGCACCTGGACAGCTGGCGTCCGCAAATCCTGGCCAAAATCGAATCCGCCACCGGCCTGCCGGTGGACGTGAGCCATATCGAAGCAAGCTGGCAGAACTTTGGCCCGACGCTTGATGCGCGGGATATCAGCGCCAGCCTGAAAGATGGCGGCCATCTTAAAATCAAACGCGTCACCCTGGCGCTGGATGTCTGGCAAAGCCTGCTGCATCTGCGCTGGCAGTTTCGCGATCTCACCTTCTGGCAACTTCAGCTGATGACCAACACGCCGCTGCGCAGCGGCGACAGCGATCGTGGGCTGGAAACCAACCGTATCAGCGATCTGTTCCTGCGGCAGTTCGATCATTTCGATCTGCGCGACAGCGAAGTGAGCTTTATTACGCTTTCCGGTCAGCGCGCCGAGTTGGCAATCCCGCAGTTGACCTGGCTAAACGGGAAAGAGCGTCACCGCGCCGAGGGGCAGGTGAATCTTTCCAGCCTGAACGGGCAGCACGGCGTTATGCAGGTGCGGATGGATCTGCGGGACGACAATGGCCTGCTGAACAATGGCAGGGTTTGGCTACAGGCGGACGACGTGGACGTGAAGCCGTGGCTCGGTGAGTGGCTTCAGCAGAACATGCAGCTGGAAACCGCACGTTTCAGCCTCGAAGGCTGGATGACCCTGACGAACGGCGCGTTCGCCAGCGGTGATATCTGGCTTAAGCAGGGAGGCGCGAGCTGGAAAGGTGAACGTCGTCAACATCAACTTTCCGTCGATAACCTCACCGCTCACGTCACGCAGGAAAAGGGCGGCTGGCAGTTCGCTATTCCGGATACGCGTATCTCCATGGATAACAAACCCTGGCCGCGCGGCGCGCTGACGCTGGCGTGGATGCCGGAGCAGGACGTCGGCGGGGTAAACGGGAAACGCAGCGACGAACTGCGTATCCGCGCCAGTAATCTGGATCTGACGGCGATCGAAGGTCTGCGTTCAATGGCCGCAAAACTCTCCCCGGATCTGGGCGAAATCTGGCTGGCGACGCAACCGAGCGGGCAGATAAACCGTCTGGCACTCGATATTCCGCTTCAGGCCACGGAAAAGACGCGTTTTCAGGCGGCATGGAAAAATCTTGCGTGGAAACAGTGGAAACTGCTGCCGGGTGCTGAGCACTTCAGCGGTAAGCTGGAAGGAAGCGTGGAAAACGGCAGGCTGACGGCAGAAATGCAGGACGCGAAAATGCCGTACGAAACGGTCTTCCGTGCGCCACTGGAGATCGAAAAGGGAAACGCCACCCTTAACTGGCTGAAGAATGACAAAGGTTTTCAGCTCGATGGCCGCGATATCGATGTGAAAGCCAAAGCGGTACATGCCCGCGGTAATTTCCGCTATCTACAGCCTGAAGGTGATGAACCATGGTTGGGTATTCTGGCGGGCATCAGCACGGATGACGGTTCGCAGGCGTGGCGCTACTTCCCGGAAAACCTGATGGGGAAAGCGCTGGTGGACTATCTCAGCGGCGCCATCCAGGGCGGTCAGGCGGATAACGCCACGCTGGTCTATGGCGGCAACCCGCACCTGTTCCCGTATAAGCATAACGAAGGCCAGTTCCAGGTTCTGGTGCCGCTGCGCAACGCCACCTATGCCTTCCAGCCGGACTGGCCCGCGCTGAAGAATCTGGATATTGAACTCAACTTCCTCAATGACGGCCTGTGGATGAAGACGGACAGCGTTGCCCTGGGTGGCGTGACGGCAAGCAACCTGACGGCAAACATCCCGGATTACTCCAAAGAGAAATTGCTGATTGATGCGGACATCAAGGGACCGGGTAAAGCGGTTGGCCCGTACTTTGAAGATACGCCGCTGAATGACTCCCTGGCAGCCACCCTTCAGCAATTGCAGTTAGATGGCGATGTGAATGCTCGCTTACATCTGGATATCCCGCTGGACGGTGAAATGACCACCGCCAAAGGCGACGTTCGCCTTAACAACAACAGCCTCTATATCAAGCCGCTGGACAGCACGCTAAAAAACCTCAGCGGTCAGTTCAGCTTTGTTAACGGCACGCTGAAAAGTGAGCCGCTGAAAGCAACCTGGTTCAATCAACCCGTCAATATCGATTTCTCCACCACCGAGGGCGATAAAGCCTACCAGGTGGCGGTCAATATGGACGCGAACTGGCAGCCGTCACGCATGGATGTTCTGCCGAAGCCGATTGAGAATGCGGTGGACGGGGCGGTGTCATGGAATGGCAAAGTTGCCATCGACCTGCCTTATCATGCCGGTGCGCGTTATAACGTCGACATTACGGGCGATCTGAAAAACCTCAGCAGCCAGCTTCCGGCACCGCTGAATAAGAAAAACGGTGAAGCATTGCCTGTCAACGTTAAGGTTGCGGGCAACCTCAACAGCTTCGAGCTCACCGGCAACGCGGGCGGAACAAACCACTTCAACAGCCGCTGGCTGCTTAACCGCAAGCTGACGCTGGACAGGGCAATCTGGACGACGGACAGCCGCACCACGCCACCGCTGCCGGAGCAGGCGGGCGTTGAACTGAATCTCCCGCCGATGGATGGCGCCGAGTGGCTGGCACTGTTCCAGAAAGGTGTCGGGCAAAACGTCGACCAAACGGCGCAGTTCCCGCAGTCCATTACCTTGCGAACGCCAGCGCTGACGCTGGGTGGGCAGCAGTGGAACAATCTGAGTATTGTCTCCAGCCCGACGGTAAACGGTTCAAAGGTCGAGGCGCAGGGGCGTGAAATTAACGGTTCGTTGACGATGCGCGATAATGCCCCATGGCAGGCGGCTATCCGTTATCTCTATTACAACCCGACCTTTGCGGCATCTCACGCTCAGTCGACAAGCGCTTCTCCGTTAAGCGAGGCCACGCGCGTGGATTTCAGCGGCTGGCCCGATCTCCAGCTGCGCTGTGCGGAGTGCTGGCTGTGGGGGCAAAAATATGGCCGTATCGACGGCGACTTCGCCATCCAGGGCAATACGTTGAGCCTCTCTGGGGGGCTGGTGGATACCGGCTTTGGCCGGCTGACTGCCAAAGGCGAATGGGTGAACAAACCGGGTGAACAGCGCACCTCGCTGAAAGGCGATATTAAAGGCAACAAGCTGGACGCCGCGGCTAACTTCTTCGGTATCAGCACGCCGCTTCGGGGATCGTCGTTCGATGTGAATTACGATCTGCACTGGCGTGCAGCGCCGTGGACGCCGGATGAAGCTTCGCTTAACGGCATCCTGAAAACCAACTTCGGTAAGGGTGAGGTTGCCGATGTGAGCACGGGGCGCGCCGGGCAGATCCTGCGTCTGCTGAGTTTTGACGCGCTGCTGCGCAAGCTGCGCTTCGACTTTAGCGACACCTTCAGCGAAGGTTTCTACTACGATTCCATTCGCAGCACGGCGTGGATCAAAGACGGCGTTCTGCACACCGACGACACGCTGGTGGACGGCCTGGAAGCGGATATCGCGATGAAAGGGTCAGTGGATCTCGTGCGCCGCGAGCTGGATATGGAAGCCGTGGTGGCGCCGGAGATTTCCGCAAGCGTGGGCGTTGCGGCAGCCTTTGTGGTCAATCCGATCGTCGGGGCGGCGGTGTTTGCGGCCAGTAAAGTGCTGGGGCCGCTCTGGAGCAAAGTCTCGATTCTGCGCTATCGCATTACCGGGCCGGTTGATAAACCACAGATTAATGAAGTGCTGCGCCAGCCGCGCAAAGAAGCACAGCAATGA
- the tldD gene encoding metalloprotease TldD codes for MSLNLVSEHLLAANGLSHQDLFSILGQLTERRLDYGDLYFQSSYHESWVLEDSIIKDGSYNIDQGVGVRAVSGEKTGFAYADQISLAALEQSAQAARTIVRDTGDGRVKTLGEVQHTALYTSIDPLQSMSREEKLDILRRVDKVARAADKRVQEVSASLSGVYELILVAATDGTLAADVRPLVRLSISVQVEDDGKRERGSSGGGGRFGYDWFLGDVDGEARADAWAKEAVRMALVNLSAVAAPAGTLPVVLGAGWPGVLLHEAVGHGLEGDFNRRGTSVFSGQMGQLVSSELCTVVDDGTMLDRRGSISIDDEGTPGQYNVLIENGVLKGYMQDKLNARLMGVAPTGNGRRESYAHLPMPRMTNTYMLPGKSTPQEIIESVDYGIFAPNFGGGQVDITSGKFVFSTSEAYLIEKGKVTKAVKGATLIGSGIEAMQQISMVGNDLKLDNGVGVCGKEGQSLPVGVGQPTLKVDNLTVGGTA; via the coding sequence ATGAGTCTGAACCTGGTAAGTGAACATTTGCTCGCAGCGAACGGCCTGAGCCATCAGGACCTGTTCTCCATTCTTGGTCAACTGACCGAACGCCGCCTCGACTATGGCGATCTCTATTTCCAGTCGAGCTATCACGAATCCTGGGTTTTAGAAGACAGCATCATTAAAGATGGCTCTTATAACATTGATCAGGGCGTCGGCGTACGCGCCGTCAGCGGCGAAAAAACCGGTTTTGCCTATGCAGACCAGATAAGCCTGGCCGCGCTGGAACAGAGCGCGCAGGCGGCTCGAACCATTGTGCGCGATACCGGCGACGGTCGCGTGAAAACGCTGGGCGAAGTGCAACACACCGCGCTCTATACCAGCATCGATCCGCTGCAAAGCATGAGCCGTGAAGAGAAGCTGGACATCCTGCGTCGCGTGGACAAAGTGGCTCGCGCAGCGGACAAGCGCGTGCAGGAAGTTTCTGCCAGCCTGAGCGGGGTCTATGAACTGATACTGGTGGCGGCGACGGACGGTACGCTGGCCGCCGACGTGCGTCCGCTGGTGCGTCTTTCCATCAGCGTTCAGGTGGAAGACGACGGCAAGCGCGAGCGCGGCTCAAGCGGTGGCGGCGGTCGTTTTGGCTATGACTGGTTCCTGGGCGATGTTGATGGCGAAGCCCGCGCGGATGCGTGGGCGAAAGAAGCCGTGCGCATGGCGCTGGTTAACCTGTCTGCCGTGGCGGCACCCGCCGGTACGCTGCCGGTGGTTCTGGGCGCAGGCTGGCCGGGCGTGCTGCTGCACGAAGCGGTCGGTCACGGCCTGGAAGGGGATTTCAACCGTCGCGGGACGTCCGTATTCAGCGGTCAGATGGGGCAGCTCGTCTCCTCGGAACTGTGTACCGTGGTGGATGATGGCACCATGCTCGACCGTCGCGGCTCGATTTCTATCGACGACGAAGGTACGCCGGGCCAGTACAACGTGCTGATTGAAAACGGCGTGCTGAAAGGCTACATGCAGGACAAGCTTAACGCACGGTTGATGGGCGTAGCGCCAACGGGTAATGGCCGTCGCGAATCCTACGCGCATCTGCCGATGCCGCGTATGACCAACACCTACATGCTGCCGGGTAAATCCACGCCGCAGGAGATTATCGAATCTGTTGATTACGGGATCTTCGCGCCAAACTTTGGTGGCGGTCAGGTGGATATCACCTCCGGCAAATTTGTCTTCTCTACCTCCGAGGCGTATCTGATTGAGAAAGGCAAAGTGACCAAAGCGGTGAAGGGCGCAACGTTGATTGGGTCCGGCATCGAAGCGATGCAGCAGATTTCCATGGTCGGTAACGACCTGAAGCTGGATAACGGCGTGGGCGTTTGCGGCAAAGAGGGCCAGAGCCTGCCTGTGGGCGTGGGTCAGCCAACGCTGAAGGTTGATAACCTGACGGTGGGCGGCACGGCGTAA